A DNA window from Acidimicrobiia bacterium contains the following coding sequences:
- a CDS encoding acyl-CoA dehydrogenase family protein, with product MEFTEEHSMFRASARNFLEREFEPRVDEWEAAGEMPLHEIFSTMADAGFLGLEYSPEFGGQGADHLYNAIFCEEMGRIHAALAMASGVQTDMATPALARFGTDELKHRYLTPALRGRAVASIAVTEPDAGSDVAAIRTRAERDGDMWVINGTKMFITNGAQADWLCLLVTTSDEGTRGMTQIVFPTDVEGFSVSRVLDKLGNRASDTTELAFVDARVPVANTIGEIGRGFHQQMAQFQNERMSASYNAVGSMTRALERTADYLRERRVFGEPLIDQQYVQFRLAELSAEIDLLRQYNYSCAEAYMRGEDTTRFATIAKLKAGRLLREVADTCIQFHGGIGYMEETWTARYFRDSRLASIGGGADEVMLYVLSRLDGFVGA from the coding sequence ATGGAGTTCACCGAAGAGCACAGCATGTTCCGTGCGTCGGCCCGCAACTTTCTCGAGCGGGAGTTCGAGCCCCGTGTCGACGAGTGGGAGGCGGCCGGTGAGATGCCCCTCCACGAGATCTTCTCGACGATGGCCGACGCGGGGTTCCTCGGTCTCGAGTACTCCCCCGAGTTCGGCGGGCAGGGTGCCGACCACCTCTACAACGCCATCTTCTGCGAGGAGATGGGTCGGATCCACGCAGCACTCGCCATGGCGTCGGGCGTCCAGACCGACATGGCCACCCCGGCGCTGGCGCGCTTCGGGACCGACGAACTGAAGCACCGCTACCTCACACCGGCCCTGCGGGGCCGCGCGGTGGCGTCGATCGCCGTGACCGAGCCCGACGCCGGTTCCGACGTCGCAGCCATCCGAACCCGGGCCGAGCGCGACGGTGACATGTGGGTCATCAACGGCACGAAGATGTTCATCACGAACGGCGCACAGGCCGACTGGCTGTGCCTGCTCGTCACGACGTCCGACGAGGGGACGCGGGGCATGACCCAGATCGTGTTCCCCACCGACGTCGAGGGCTTCTCCGTCAGCCGCGTTCTCGACAAGCTGGGGAACCGGGCCTCGGACACCACGGAGCTTGCGTTCGTCGACGCACGCGTCCCGGTCGCCAACACGATCGGTGAGATCGGCCGCGGGTTCCACCAGCAGATGGCACAGTTCCAGAACGAGCGGATGAGCGCGTCCTACAACGCCGTCGGATCCATGACCAGGGCGCTGGAGCGCACCGCCGACTACCTGCGAGAGCGGCGCGTCTTCGGGGAGCCGCTCATCGACCAGCAGTACGTCCAGTTCCGCCTCGCCGAGCTCTCGGCGGAGATCGATCTCCTGCGCCAGTACAACTACTCGTGTGCCGAGGCGTACATGCGCGGCGAGGACACCACACGCTTCGCGACCATCGCCAAGCTCAAGGCCGGGCGTCTGCTCCGCGAGGTGGCCGACACGTGCATCCAGTTCCACGGTGGGATCGGCTACATGGAGGAGACCTGGACGGCGCGCTACTTCCGCGACTCCCGACTGGCGTCGATCGGGGGCGGCGCCGACGAAGTGATGCTGTACGTCCTCTCCCGCCTGGACGGTTTCGTCGGCGCCTGA
- a CDS encoding aryl-sulfate sulfotransferase, with protein MTSETRQRESRSHRSRCLRAAAALAALGVAAAACSSGGSGNDASDDAAQADPPVIESVTVSENPNSTLSAVLDVATDVPAEAQVVVTGPEREFTITSPDEPGTEVTIPVVGMRPETTYELSVTATAEGGSEPSEAVAESFTTGPLPADFPKTSVLVSEPDRMEPGFTLFDANGTPPEGKTTGGTGYIIAVDPEGVPVWYYAYEGGASDARQLDDGNILMLVGLDQVRVLDVLGNVVENYAGRAAVEDAESGEKAPLPPGTVNLETDSAHHEVYPLPNGNLAVLSTTLLHVPSEGGVCGDDTENDDGTYTVVDDVVVEFERPSGTIVREVRLSDLIDPAADVEKWVCPVNTGGLADAIYEIPNLREWQHANAVVLDEDRNALIVSNRETDLILAVRYEDDENGPANELLWSFGPDGDVELEEGDFMYHQHAPQIQENGDIVFFDNGNDRPGHVDDPYSRAVRYEIDDSDPDNVVARQVWEYIPMVNDEFAYSFFVGDADVLPNGNVLISSGGYASRPMYEVVPADGPDGGDVVWLATTIDTDGVYRADRIATLTPWSETG; from the coding sequence GTGACATCCGAGACCCGCCAGAGAGAGAGCCGATCCCACCGCTCGCGGTGCCTGCGGGCCGCCGCGGCCCTGGCCGCGCTGGGCGTCGCCGCGGCGGCGTGCTCGTCGGGCGGCTCCGGGAACGACGCGTCCGACGACGCGGCGCAGGCGGATCCACCCGTGATCGAGTCGGTCACGGTGAGCGAGAACCCCAACAGCACACTCTCGGCCGTGCTGGATGTCGCCACCGACGTCCCCGCCGAGGCCCAGGTCGTCGTCACCGGCCCCGAGCGCGAGTTCACGATCACGTCCCCCGACGAACCCGGCACAGAGGTGACGATTCCCGTCGTCGGCATGCGCCCCGAGACGACCTACGAACTGAGCGTGACGGCGACGGCCGAAGGTGGCTCCGAGCCGAGCGAGGCCGTGGCGGAGTCGTTCACGACGGGCCCCCTTCCTGCCGACTTTCCGAAGACGTCGGTGCTCGTCAGCGAACCCGACCGCATGGAGCCCGGCTTCACGCTCTTCGACGCCAACGGAACACCCCCCGAGGGCAAGACCACCGGTGGCACGGGGTACATCATCGCTGTCGACCCCGAGGGCGTTCCCGTCTGGTACTACGCCTACGAGGGCGGAGCGTCCGACGCACGGCAGCTCGACGACGGCAACATCCTGATGCTGGTCGGCCTGGACCAGGTCCGGGTCCTCGACGTCCTCGGCAACGTCGTCGAGAACTACGCCGGGCGTGCCGCCGTGGAGGACGCCGAGTCCGGCGAGAAGGCACCGCTTCCTCCGGGAACCGTCAACCTCGAGACCGACTCCGCCCACCACGAGGTCTACCCGCTCCCGAACGGGAATCTCGCCGTCCTGAGCACGACACTCCTCCACGTGCCGAGCGAGGGCGGAGTGTGCGGAGACGACACCGAGAACGACGACGGCACCTACACGGTCGTCGACGACGTCGTCGTCGAGTTCGAGCGCCCGAGCGGCACCATCGTCCGGGAGGTCAGGCTGTCCGACCTCATCGACCCGGCCGCCGATGTCGAGAAGTGGGTGTGCCCGGTGAACACCGGCGGTCTCGCCGACGCCATCTACGAGATCCCGAATCTGCGTGAGTGGCAGCACGCCAACGCGGTCGTTCTCGACGAGGACCGCAACGCACTCATCGTGTCCAACCGCGAGACCGACCTGATCCTTGCCGTCCGCTACGAGGACGACGAGAACGGCCCGGCGAACGAGCTGCTGTGGTCATTCGGGCCCGACGGTGACGTCGAGCTCGAAGAGGGCGACTTCATGTACCACCAGCACGCTCCGCAGATCCAGGAGAACGGCGACATCGTGTTCTTCGACAACGGCAACGACCGGCCCGGCCACGTGGATGACCCCTACAGCCGCGCCGTGCGCTACGAGATCGACGACTCCGATCCCGACAACGTTGTCGCCCGGCAGGTGTGGGAGTACATCCCGATGGTCAACGACGAGTTCGCCTACTCGTTCTTCGTCGGCGACGCCGATGTCCTCCCGAACGGGAACGTCCTCATCAGCTCCGGCGGCTACGCCTCGCGGCCGATGTACGAGGTCGTCCCCGCGGACGGTCCCGACGGCGGTGACGTCGTGTGGCTCGCGACGACGATCGACACCGACGGTGTCTACCGCGCCGACCGGATCGCCACCCTCACACCCTGGTCCGAGACCGGGTAG
- the rsgA gene encoding ribosome small subunit-dependent GTPase A: MGAADLVSLGWNERWQTLWGDEAPDDSAPGRVIRHDGVAALVALASGTGHVALSGAVGPVTVGDWVAVEGAGDDGIGESARVGAVLTRSSLLERRDPSVNSAQLLAANVDRVVMVCGADRPLRHGRIQRGAALAWEAGAVPAVVVTKADLTDDMESLLEEVRTADPGLDVLATSAVTHVGIDDLAGLIGHGTVVFIGESGAGKSSLVNALAGEQVAVARNVRSGDAKGRHTTTTRQLHVLPTGGCVIDSPGIREMGIWATSDSVDAAFGDIGDLAAHCRFNDCAHGTEPGCAVMAAVADGTLDADRLASWRSLREEAAAAQLRNDPRARKQAGKRFGKMAREAQKYRQGR; the protein is encoded by the coding sequence ATGGGTGCCGCCGACCTCGTCTCACTCGGCTGGAACGAACGGTGGCAGACCTTGTGGGGTGACGAGGCACCCGACGACTCCGCGCCCGGGCGGGTGATCCGCCACGACGGTGTGGCGGCGCTCGTGGCCCTCGCGAGCGGGACCGGCCACGTCGCGCTGTCGGGGGCGGTCGGTCCCGTGACCGTCGGCGACTGGGTGGCCGTCGAGGGCGCCGGTGACGACGGAATCGGGGAGTCGGCGCGGGTCGGCGCCGTGCTCACGCGCTCGTCACTGCTCGAACGTCGCGACCCCTCGGTGAACAGCGCGCAACTCCTGGCCGCCAACGTCGACCGGGTGGTCATGGTGTGCGGTGCCGACCGGCCCCTTCGTCACGGGCGCATCCAGCGCGGCGCAGCACTCGCCTGGGAGGCAGGTGCGGTACCGGCGGTCGTGGTCACCAAGGCCGATCTGACCGACGACATGGAGTCCCTTCTCGAGGAGGTTCGAACGGCCGACCCGGGCCTCGACGTGCTCGCCACGTCGGCGGTGACCCACGTCGGCATCGACGACCTCGCCGGACTCATCGGTCATGGCACTGTCGTGTTCATCGGTGAGTCCGGAGCGGGCAAGTCGAGCCTCGTCAACGCCCTCGCCGGCGAGCAGGTGGCCGTTGCCAGGAACGTGCGCAGCGGCGACGCCAAGGGTCGGCACACGACGACGACGCGTCAGCTCCACGTGCTTCCCACGGGCGGCTGCGTCATCGACTCCCCCGGGATCCGCGAGATGGGCATCTGGGCGACCAGCGACTCGGTTGATGCGGCCTTCGGTGACATCGGTGACCTGGCGGCCCACTGTCGCTTCAACGACTGTGCCCACGGCACCGAACCCGGGTGCGCCGTCATGGCGGCGGTCGCCGACGGCACTCTCGACGCCGACCGGCTCGCATCGTGGCGGTCACTACGCGAGGAGGCGGCGGCTGCGCAGCTCCGCAACGACCCCCGGGCGCGCAAGCAGGCCGGGAAGCGCTTCGGGAAGATGGCCCGGGAGGCTCAGAAGTACCGCCAGGGCCGCTGA
- a CDS encoding LLM class F420-dependent oxidoreductase, whose amino-acid sequence MKLSTALNYTGDPKQAAQRGSDLESAGIDMIWVAELYSFDAVSILGYLAAQTDTVELASGILPIYSRTPTLTAMTAAGLDAVSEGRFVLGLGASGPQVIEGWHGVPYTKPLTRTREVVDICRRVWKRERVEYDGDVYRLPLPPGEGTGLGKPLKIINHPVRERIPVYIASLGHKNVQLTAEIAEGWMPIFFHPDKARDVWGADLEAGADRRDPELGTLEVVAGGPIAICDADTAAQIRDFSRPITALYVGGMGAKGRNFYNDTFRRYGYEEEADKIQELYLDGRKDEAAALIPDDFLEATTLAGDEGFVRERVEAFRAAGVTNLMITPVTDDPVGLVETIRGWSL is encoded by the coding sequence ATGAAACTGTCCACGGCACTGAACTACACCGGTGACCCGAAACAGGCCGCCCAACGCGGTTCCGACCTCGAGTCGGCCGGAATCGACATGATCTGGGTGGCCGAGCTCTACAGCTTCGACGCTGTGAGCATCCTGGGCTACCTGGCTGCGCAGACCGACACGGTGGAGCTCGCCTCGGGGATCCTTCCGATCTACTCCCGTACGCCGACACTCACCGCGATGACCGCCGCCGGGCTCGACGCCGTGTCCGAAGGACGCTTCGTCCTCGGCCTCGGTGCGTCCGGGCCGCAGGTCATCGAGGGGTGGCACGGCGTTCCGTACACGAAACCGCTCACCCGCACCCGCGAGGTCGTCGACATCTGTCGCCGGGTCTGGAAGCGCGAGCGGGTGGAGTACGACGGCGACGTCTACCGCCTTCCCCTACCGCCTGGCGAGGGCACCGGCCTGGGGAAGCCGTTGAAGATCATCAATCACCCCGTGCGTGAGCGGATCCCGGTCTACATCGCGAGTCTCGGTCACAAGAACGTGCAACTCACCGCCGAGATCGCCGAGGGATGGATGCCGATCTTCTTCCACCCCGACAAGGCACGCGACGTCTGGGGTGCCGACCTCGAAGCCGGAGCCGACCGGCGCGACCCCGAACTGGGAACGCTCGAGGTCGTGGCCGGCGGTCCGATCGCCATCTGCGACGCCGACACGGCGGCGCAGATCCGGGACTTCAGCCGTCCCATCACCGCTCTGTACGTCGGAGGCATGGGGGCGAAGGGCAGGAACTTCTACAACGACACCTTCCGGCGCTACGGCTACGAGGAGGAGGCGGACAAGATCCAGGAGCTCTACCTCGACGGCAGGAAGGACGAGGCGGCAGCACTCATCCCCGACGACTTCCTCGAGGCCACGACACTGGCCGGTGACGAAGGGTTCGTCCGCGAGCGCGTGGAGGCCTTTCGAGCCGCCGGTGTCACAAATCTCATGATCACACCCGTCACCGACGACCCGGTGGGACTCGTCGAAACGATCAGGGGCTGGTCGCTCTGA
- a CDS encoding steroid 3-ketoacyl-CoA thiolase, translating to MADVVIVEAVRTPLGKRNGGLSAMHSIDLLGAVQTEVLSRAGVDPAEVGQVVGGCVGQVGMQTMNVTRNAWLARGLPVETPATTVDAQCGSSQQATNLAYALVASGVVDVAVGCGVEIMSRVGMGATIPKDPFVGKPVTGTYWEHHEFTSQFEGAERIATKWGITRGDTDSFGKLSQDRAAQAWDQGRVEAQVLPLDAPDMGDNGKAADTTHRVDRDEGLRDTTLEALAGLKTNLPDGVHTAGTSSQISDGAAAVLLMTRDRAEALGATPRATIVDTCLVGSDPALMLTGPIGATRQLLDDSGLQMDDIGLVEINEAFASVVLAWERELKPDMATVNPNGGAIALGHPLGGTGAVLLTKAVHELERADVEHGIVTMCCGGGLGTGTLLRRG from the coding sequence ATGGCAGACGTCGTGATCGTGGAGGCCGTGCGCACACCGCTCGGCAAGCGCAACGGCGGGCTGTCAGCCATGCACTCCATCGACCTCCTGGGCGCCGTCCAGACCGAGGTCCTCTCCCGAGCGGGGGTCGACCCCGCCGAGGTCGGCCAGGTCGTGGGCGGATGCGTCGGGCAGGTCGGCATGCAGACCATGAACGTCACACGCAACGCCTGGCTGGCACGGGGCCTGCCCGTCGAGACCCCGGCCACGACCGTCGACGCCCAGTGCGGCTCGTCCCAGCAAGCCACGAACCTCGCCTACGCCCTCGTCGCCTCTGGTGTGGTCGACGTGGCGGTTGGCTGCGGCGTCGAGATCATGAGCCGCGTCGGCATGGGCGCGACGATCCCCAAGGACCCCTTCGTCGGAAAGCCCGTCACGGGGACCTACTGGGAGCACCACGAGTTCACCTCCCAGTTCGAGGGGGCCGAACGCATCGCCACGAAGTGGGGCATCACCCGCGGTGACACCGATTCCTTCGGCAAGCTGTCCCAGGACCGGGCCGCCCAGGCGTGGGATCAGGGCCGCGTCGAGGCGCAGGTGCTGCCGCTCGACGCCCCCGACATGGGCGACAACGGCAAGGCGGCCGACACGACACACCGTGTCGACCGCGACGAGGGGCTGCGGGACACGACACTCGAGGCACTGGCGGGCCTGAAGACGAACCTGCCCGACGGTGTCCACACCGCCGGCACGTCGTCTCAGATCAGCGACGGGGCCGCCGCGGTGCTTCTGATGACACGGGACAGGGCCGAGGCACTCGGGGCCACGCCACGAGCGACGATCGTCGACACGTGTCTCGTCGGATCGGACCCGGCGCTGATGCTCACCGGCCCCATCGGGGCCACACGGCAGCTGCTCGACGACAGCGGCCTCCAGATGGACGACATCGGCCTCGTCGAGATCAACGAGGCGTTCGCCAGCGTCGTTCTGGCCTGGGAACGCGAGCTGAAGCCCGACATGGCGACGGTGAACCCAAACGGCGGGGCGATCGCGCTGGGGCACCCTCTCGGGGGAACGGGGGCGGTGCTTCTCACCAAGGCCGTCCACGAACTGGAGCGCGCCGACGTGGAGCACGGCATCGTCACGATGTGCTGCGGTGGAGGGCTGGGAACCGGCACGCTCCTCCGACGCGGATAG
- a CDS encoding NADPH:quinone oxidoreductase family protein, which translates to MRVWRLRELGEPVERLHLEDDSPPEPGPGEIAVDVEAVGLAFPDVLMCRGEYQMPTPDVFTPGGETCGTVAALGSGVDGPGVGERVVFLGGGGLSERVTASADSVFACPDSLAPIKAAAIPLNYATTWFALHDRAHLVEGEWLLVTGAAGGTGTAAIQLGRAAGARVVAVAGGEEKAALARSTGAEVVVDHNENPEWVDLVREATGGGVDVAYDPVGGDTFHQVRRCMGWDGRLLVIGFVAGIPEAPMNHVLLKNYSIVGVHWGASLMRDPDSLGRQMSSIFDLAEKGAVDPPLFPPYAFDDAAQALQDLADRKTYGKVVVEMP; encoded by the coding sequence ATGCGTGTCTGGCGTCTGCGCGAGCTCGGCGAGCCGGTGGAGAGGCTCCATCTCGAGGACGACTCTCCTCCCGAGCCGGGCCCGGGTGAGATCGCCGTCGATGTCGAGGCGGTCGGCCTGGCCTTCCCCGACGTCCTCATGTGCCGCGGCGAGTACCAGATGCCCACCCCCGACGTCTTCACACCCGGCGGCGAGACCTGCGGGACCGTCGCCGCCCTCGGGAGCGGTGTCGACGGGCCCGGCGTCGGTGAGCGGGTCGTCTTCCTCGGCGGTGGCGGCCTGTCCGAGCGCGTCACCGCGTCCGCCGACAGCGTCTTTGCGTGCCCCGACTCCCTCGCTCCCATCAAGGCCGCTGCGATCCCCCTCAACTACGCCACGACGTGGTTCGCGTTGCACGATCGGGCACATCTCGTCGAGGGTGAATGGCTGCTCGTCACGGGAGCAGCCGGCGGAACCGGTACCGCCGCCATCCAACTCGGTCGCGCGGCGGGGGCACGTGTCGTTGCCGTCGCCGGCGGCGAGGAGAAGGCGGCGCTGGCGCGTTCGACCGGCGCCGAGGTGGTCGTCGACCACAACGAGAATCCCGAGTGGGTCGACCTCGTGCGCGAGGCCACGGGCGGCGGTGTCGACGTGGCCTACGACCCGGTGGGCGGCGACACGTTCCACCAGGTGCGCCGCTGTATGGGCTGGGACGGCCGCCTCCTCGTCATCGGCTTCGTGGCGGGCATTCCCGAGGCGCCGATGAACCACGTTCTGCTGAAGAACTACAGCATCGTCGGCGTCCACTGGGGCGCCTCGCTCATGCGCGACCCCGACTCGCTCGGCCGTCAGATGAGCTCGATCTTCGACCTGGCCGAGAAGGGTGCTGTCGACCCGCCGCTGTTCCCGCCGTACGCGTTCGACGATGCGGCACAGGCACTCCAGGACCTCGCGGACCGAAAGACCTACGGCAAGGTCGTCGTGGAGATGCCGTGA
- a CDS encoding acyclic terpene utilization AtuA family protein, translating to MTHPPRPPDVGARPVRIANCSGFFGDRLSAAREMVEGGDIDVLTGDWLAELTMLILARQQAKHPEAGYARTFVEQMRQVLATCVERGIRVVSNAGGLNPAGCADEVRKIAADLGIDVTVAHVEGDNLLPRIDELATAGESLAHMETGRPLADLDGDPISANAYLGGWGITEALDRGADVVVTGRVTDAAVVVGPAAWWHGWGRADWDALAGAVVAGHAIECGAQVTGGNYAFFEEVPGLEHPGFPIAELEDDGSSVITKHPGTGGLVSVGTVTAQLLYEIAGARYPNPDVVARFDTIRLDEDGPDRVRISHVRGEPAPPTTKVAINHFGGWRNTTTFALTGLDIEAKAELAARTLWQSFPAGADSFDGAAAELVKGEGDGHGLLNVTVIDADPEKVGRAFSNVAIEMALASYPGYFLTAPPGDARPFGVYWPALVGSAHVPSRVVVEGVETVVEATRPDAGPPGSDIEVSSTPAASTDSPTVPVRLGRLLGARSGDKGGDANVGVWARDDDTHAWMAEFLTAVKFAELVPESKGLVIERHDLPNIRAVNFVVKGILGQGVAASLRFDAQAKSLGERLRLAEVDAPSLLL from the coding sequence ATGACGCACCCACCTCGTCCTCCCGACGTCGGGGCCCGACCCGTCCGAATCGCCAACTGCTCGGGCTTCTTCGGCGACCGGCTCTCTGCCGCCCGGGAGATGGTCGAGGGCGGCGACATCGACGTCCTCACCGGTGACTGGCTCGCGGAGCTCACGATGCTCATCCTCGCCCGCCAGCAGGCCAAGCACCCCGAGGCCGGCTACGCCAGGACCTTCGTCGAACAGATGCGCCAGGTCCTGGCGACCTGCGTCGAGCGTGGGATCCGCGTCGTGTCCAACGCGGGTGGGCTGAACCCCGCGGGATGCGCCGACGAGGTGCGCAAGATCGCCGCCGACCTCGGCATCGACGTCACCGTTGCGCACGTGGAGGGCGACAACCTGCTCCCGAGGATCGACGAGCTCGCCACGGCCGGCGAGTCGTTGGCGCACATGGAGACGGGGCGGCCGCTGGCCGATCTCGACGGTGACCCCATCAGCGCCAACGCCTACCTCGGGGGGTGGGGGATCACCGAGGCCCTCGACCGGGGCGCGGACGTGGTCGTCACGGGACGCGTCACCGACGCCGCGGTCGTCGTGGGCCCCGCCGCCTGGTGGCACGGATGGGGCCGGGCGGACTGGGACGCCCTGGCGGGCGCGGTGGTCGCGGGGCACGCCATCGAGTGTGGTGCCCAGGTCACGGGGGGCAACTACGCCTTCTTCGAGGAGGTTCCCGGCCTCGAGCACCCGGGTTTCCCGATAGCGGAGCTCGAGGACGACGGGTCGTCGGTGATCACGAAGCACCCCGGAACGGGAGGTCTCGTGAGTGTCGGCACCGTCACAGCGCAGCTCCTCTACGAGATCGCGGGCGCCCGTTATCCGAACCCCGACGTCGTGGCCCGCTTCGACACGATCCGACTCGACGAAGACGGTCCCGATCGCGTGCGGATCTCGCACGTCCGTGGCGAGCCGGCGCCGCCGACGACGAAGGTGGCGATCAACCACTTCGGCGGATGGCGCAACACGACGACCTTCGCCCTCACGGGCCTCGACATCGAAGCGAAGGCCGAGCTCGCGGCGCGCACACTGTGGCAGTCGTTCCCCGCGGGGGCGGACTCGTTCGACGGTGCAGCCGCCGAACTCGTGAAGGGGGAGGGCGACGGTCACGGGCTTCTCAACGTCACGGTGATCGACGCGGACCCCGAGAAGGTCGGCCGGGCCTTTTCGAACGTGGCGATCGAGATGGCGTTGGCGAGCTACCCCGGCTACTTCCTCACGGCGCCACCCGGCGACGCCCGTCCCTTCGGTGTCTACTGGCCGGCACTCGTGGGGTCCGCCCACGTTCCCTCCCGTGTGGTGGTCGAGGGGGTCGAGACGGTCGTCGAGGCGACACGACCCGACGCCGGACCGCCCGGGTCGGACATCGAGGTGTCGTCCACACCCGCCGCCTCCACGGATTCCCCCACCGTTCCCGTTCGCCTGGGTCGTTTGCTGGGGGCACGCTCGGGCGACAAGGGAGGAGATGCGAACGTCGGGGTGTGGGCCCGTGACGACGACACCCATGCCTGGATGGCCGAGTTCCTCACCGCGGTGAAGTTCGCCGAACTGGTGCCCGAGTCGAAGGGCCTCGTCATCGAACGTCACGACCTGCCCAACATCCGGGCGGTGAACTTCGTCGTGAAGGGAATTCTCGGGCAGGGTGTGGCGGCGTCGCTTCGCTTCGACGCGCAGGCGAAGAGCCTGGGGGAGCGGCTCCGCCTCGCCGAGGTCGACGCCCCCTCGTTGCTACTGTAG
- a CDS encoding CAP domain-containing protein: MSQAPARRRSPQRFVRVPIVLATVALLALTACFPAIQKPSAYSSHKPSAMAAQILSQLNRERAARGLPALSWNPSLAGMAQQWSQHMADTGSFAHRDLSGAFKLAPFNSTLSAMGENILRGPASLSSGATTVAFMKSSGHRHNILAPGFNSVGIGVVCKGGRVYVTHNFGRSMGSHTTTASNAPQNPIQTSSLHGSSC; encoded by the coding sequence ATGTCACAGGCACCGGCCCGTCGGAGGTCGCCACAGCGCTTCGTCCGTGTCCCGATCGTCCTGGCGACCGTCGCGCTCCTCGCCCTCACGGCGTGCTTCCCGGCCATCCAGAAGCCGTCGGCGTACTCGTCGCACAAGCCGAGCGCCATGGCGGCGCAGATCCTCTCGCAGCTCAACCGGGAACGCGCAGCGCGCGGCCTCCCCGCCCTCAGCTGGAACCCGAGCCTCGCCGGCATGGCGCAGCAGTGGAGCCAGCACATGGCCGACACGGGCTCCTTCGCTCACCGGGACCTGAGCGGCGCCTTCAAGCTGGCGCCGTTCAACTCCACGCTCAGCGCCATGGGTGAGAACATCCTCCGGGGCCCGGCCAGTCTCTCATCGGGCGCCACGACCGTGGCCTTCATGAAGTCGAGCGGCCACCGCCACAACATCCTCGCCCCCGGGTTCAACTCCGTGGGGATCGGCGTCGTGTGCAAGGGCGGCCGGGTCTACGTCACCCACAACTTCGGGCGCTCGATGGGCAGCCACACGACCACGGCCAGCAACGCGCCGCAGAACCCGATCCAGACGTCGTCCCTGCACGGGTCGAGCTGCTGA
- a CDS encoding GAP family protein — protein MGNAIGQVLPLAVGVALSPIPIAAVILMLFTPRARTTAASFALGWLLGLGIAATVVLVISGTGDAVTADSGGPSTTIGWVKLALGVILLLLAARRWRNRPRGDESPDTPAWMDTLDHVGPGRSLVLGAALSGINPKNLALTIAAATTIASVGLSTGEEIGTTVVFVLLASVTVLLPVVAFLVSGDRATATLDRAKTWLIRNNGTVIAVVFLVFGAKLIGDGISILS, from the coding sequence ATGGGTAACGCGATCGGGCAGGTTCTCCCCCTTGCCGTGGGAGTCGCGCTCAGCCCCATCCCGATCGCCGCGGTGATCCTGATGCTGTTCACACCCCGTGCCCGTACCACCGCCGCGTCGTTCGCTCTTGGTTGGCTTCTCGGGCTGGGGATCGCAGCGACCGTCGTGCTCGTCATCTCGGGTACGGGCGACGCCGTGACAGCCGACAGCGGTGGCCCGTCGACGACGATCGGCTGGGTGAAGCTCGCGCTGGGCGTCATCTTGCTCCTCCTCGCCGCTCGCCGCTGGCGGAACAGACCGCGCGGCGACGAGAGCCCCGACACGCCGGCCTGGATGGACACGCTCGACCACGTGGGGCCGGGGAGGTCGCTCGTGCTCGGTGCGGCGCTGTCGGGCATCAACCCCAAGAACCTCGCGCTCACGATCGCCGCCGCCACCACGATCGCCTCGGTCGGGCTCTCCACGGGCGAAGAGATCGGAACGACCGTCGTGTTCGTGCTCCTGGCGTCGGTCACGGTGCTCCTGCCCGTCGTGGCCTTCCTCGTGTCCGGCGACCGCGCGACCGCAACCCTCGATCGGGCCAAGACGTGGCTCATCCGCAACAACGGCACCGTGATCGCCGTGGTGTTCCTCGTGTTCGGGGCGAAGCTCATCGGCGACGGCATCAGCATCCTGTCGTGA